Below is a genomic region from Phycisphaeraceae bacterium.
TCGCCGCCGATCAGCATGCACTCCTCGCCAACGGTCACCATGGCGCTCGCCCTCGGCGTCGGCGCACTCGTTTCGTTGGGTTGCGACAGGCTGCGGATGCCGGCACTTCTGCCTCTGATGGCCGCCGGGCTTCTGCTGGGGCACTCTGGCGCCCAGGCGATCAACGCAGGCGAACTCGGGCCCATGCTCTCGCCCTTGATCACGCTGGGCATCGGCCTGCTCATCTTCGAGGGCGCGCTTCACCTGGGCTGGCGCGAGCTTCGGTCAGCTCCACGCGCGGTGGCGGCTCTGCTCACGATCGGTGTGGTGATGACCTGGTTCCTTGGGTCGTGTGCGGCGGTGTCGGTACTCGGAATGGGGCCCGGCGTGGCCATCCTGCTCGGCGCCATGCTCACGGTCACGGGCCCCACGGTCGTCCAGCCGATCTTGCGTCGAGTCAGGGTGACACCGCGCCTGAGGACCGTGCTTGGCGCCGAGTCGGTCCTGGTCGATCCAATCGGCGTGCTCCTCACAATCGTGGCGCTGGCAACGATTCTGGGCGCGGCGATCACCCCCGCACAGCCGGCGCTGCTGCTTGATGCGGCGCGCCGTCTCGGCTTTCCCATCGCGACTGGAGTTGCAGTCGGTCTTGCCTTCGGCGCGCTCGGCTACATGCTGGCTCGATCATTGAGCGAGCGGGGGCGCATCCATCCCCAGGGCTTGAACCTCCTGGCGGTGGGTGTCTGCATGGTGGCCGTCGGAGTCGGAGAATTGGTCGCGTCTGAAGCCGGCCTCGTTGCGGCCACCGTCGCCGCGGTCTGTCTGGCGAATCTTCGCGTGATCGGCGTGGCGGAGTTGCATGCCTTCAAGCAGCAGTTGGCCACCCTGACCGTCGGCTCGATCGTGGTCCTGCTCGCGTCGCGCTTTGATGTGAGTTCGCTGGCCGGCACCGGGCTGCGGGATCTGGCGTTCGTGGCGGTCATGATCGCGGTCGTGCGGCCTGCTGCGGCCGCGCTGAGCCTCGTGGGGTCGCAGCTCTCGGCGAGGGAGCGCGTCTTTGCAGCGATCTTCGCTCCTCGCGGCATCGTGGCGCTGTCCATGGCCGTCATCATCGCGCAGAGCATCATGGCCTTTGCCAGGACCCAGGGGAAGGAGCGCGTGCCGGGCGCCATCGTCGATCTTGACTTCCTGGTGCGCGATGTGGCATCGCTTGAGCGCGTGATGTTCATCACCATCGTGGGCACGGTGGTCTGGGCGTCGTTGGTCGGGCCACTCATGGCACGATGGCTCGGAGTGGGAGGGGGGCGGCCCTCGGGCCTGCTGATCGTCGGTGGTGATCGGGTCTCCGTCGAGACGGCGGCGGTGCTCAGCCGTCTCGGTGTGCGAGTCACGCTTGTTGACTCCCGCAGCGAGCATGTGGCGCGGGCCGAAGCGGCGGGGGCGCAGGCAATTCGAGGTGATGCCACCGACCTGCGATGGCTGGAAGAGCGGGTTCCCAGTGAGGACCTCGGAATGGTCCTCGCATGGACCGGCAATCTCGATGTCGACCTTGCGGTCGCGCGGTGGGGCAGCGAGCGCGTGGGACGCACGGCATCGGCGCTGTGGGCGGCGGGGAAGCTGCCCCCGGGCACCGAGGGGATCGAACTCGGCGGCGGGCGTCTGCTCGACGAGGTGCGCGATGACCTCGATGCAGGTCACTGGCGGGTCGCCTCATGGCCAGCGAGTGACGCGGCGATGACGGCGGCATCGATTCCGTTCATCGGCGTGGTCCAAGGCCGACCGATGCCCATCGCCCCCGGCTCAGGTCTTTCACTGGATCATCTCCCGCATGGAGCGAAACTGGTCGGTCTTGTGCGCTCGACCTCGATGACGGCCCGGTTGTGATGCCAGAGGGGCGCGGAGTGCCACCGTGCGAGGGCTCGACCAACATTCGGAGGATCGGGATCATCAGGAATCAGCAGATTCCTCTAGGGGTTGGCCATCTCCTCTGCGCTTCTCCTGACGAAGGCCAGTTTTTGGGTTCAATCGGAAGGGTCTGGTGTGTACCTTTCCACCACAGTGAAAGGGCTCTCCATGCAGAAAATCAGGCTGTCCTCTCTCGCGATCTCGCTTCCTCTGGTCGCAGCGGTTCTTGCGCCTGTTGGCCATGCCGCCCAGGTGGCGGCGCCGCAGCGAGCTGGTGCCCACGACACACTGATGGTTCGCTACTTCAAGGAGCCGATCGTTCGACCGCTCGACCCCCGGCGGATGGCGGCCGTGGTTCCAGGTGCCGCACGCGACGCCCTCCGCCTCAGGCTCGATGCGCTGGGCATTCAGCCGGCGCTGGTGGAGCTGGGCCACGGCGACATCGTGCTGATCGATCTTCCGGCCGCCCACGGAGGCCAGCAGCTGCGCGACACGATTGCGTCGCTGGCCGCCCAGGCCGATGCCGACCTGCCACCAGATCATGAGGGATTCGTGGCACCGGTGATGCTTGACGATCGCGGCGGACCAATGATCGTCCTTCCGTCGATTCTCGCGGGCTTCGCCGAGGGCGTCGATCACCGTTCCGCGCAGGCCCTCGTGGCGGCCCTCGGCGTCGGGACCATTGTTGAGTTTGATCGTCACCCCGGCGTTCACCGGATCGTGCCCGCGACGCGCGACGGCTTCGTCGCGGTTGATCGTGCCAACGCGCTCGCGATGCACCCGTCGGTTGAGTTCGCCGAGTGCGACATGGCGTTGAAGGCCTATCCCGCGTGGATCCCGAACGATCCGCTCTTCACCAACTGCTGGCAGCTTCACAACACCGGCCAGTTCTTCGGCTTCGTCGCCGACATGGATGTCAACGCCCCCGAGGCATGGGATCTGGTCACGGGCAGTGCGAATGTTCGCATCGCGATCCTCGACGACGGCGTCCAGCAGAATCATCCCGACATCAATCAGGTCGCCGGAATGGACATGACCGGGCAGGGGAGCACGGGCGGTCCGACGCACACCTACGACAACCACGGCACCGCCGTCGCGGGACTCGCCACCGCCACCGCGAACAACGGCATCGGTGTTGCGGGCGTCTGCCCCGGCTGCCGCACGATCTCGATCAAGATCGCCTACGACGACACGGCTGGATGGGGATGGAACAGTCAATCGAGCTGGATCGCCGATGGCGTGTGGGCGGCGTTCGCCAACGGCGCCCGGGTGACCAACTCGAGCTTTGTCACCGGCGTCGCCGCGAGCGTCACGAACGCCTACCTCGGCACCCAGTTCGGCCTGCTGCACTTCGGTTCCGCGGGCAACGACAACGGCGGAGCAGTGACCTATCCGGCGAGCCTCACCGTGGTGCAGGCCGTGACCGCGATCAACGGCGCAGGCAACCTTGCAAGCTTCAGTAACTTCGGCTCGCAGGTGATGTTCACCGCGCCCGGCGTCGACACGCACACGACCGACCGGACCGGCTCGGCGGGGTACGCCTCGGGCAACTACACATGGTTCGACGGAACCTCGGCGTCGTCGCCGATCGCGGCCGGCGTGGCAGGACTGGTCTTCTCGGCGAAGCCGTCGCTGACCCCTTCCGCCGTGCTGACGATTCTGCAGAACACCGCGAAGGATCTTGGCCCGGCCGGCTGGGACAACAAGTTCGGCCATGGCATCCCGCGCGCTGACAAGGCGGTCATCGAAGCGCTCTTCGGTGATGTCTGCCCCGGGAGCGGCAACTGCTACGCGAGCAACGGCTCGCCCGGGTGCAGCAACAACGCCTGCTGCATGACCGTCTGTCCGCTCGATCCATTCTGCTGCAACAACACCTGGGATTCGATCTGCGCCAGCCTTGCGGTCACCAACTGCGCCGGCTGCGGAAGCAGTGGGGCGGGAAGCTGCTTCACGGCCAACGGCTCACCGGGTTGCCAGTCGTCGGCATGCTGCTCCAGCATCTGCGCTGCCGACCCGTTCTGCTGCAACAACCAGTGGGACGGCATCTGCGCCAACGCCGCGTGGGCCTCATGCACCGTGGAGAACGACGAGTGCAGCGGAGCCCTCACGCTCACCACCGGAGTTGCGCAGAACTTCAACACCGCAACGGCGACGACCGGATCGACGCCCGGGTCGCTCTGCGACATCGACAGCTACAACACGATCTTCAAGGACATCTGGTTCCGCTGGACGGCGACCT
It encodes:
- a CDS encoding cation:proton antiporter, coding for MHSSPTVTMALALGVGALVSLGCDRLRMPALLPLMAAGLLLGHSGAQAINAGELGPMLSPLITLGIGLLIFEGALHLGWRELRSAPRAVAALLTIGVVMTWFLGSCAAVSVLGMGPGVAILLGAMLTVTGPTVVQPILRRVRVTPRLRTVLGAESVLVDPIGVLLTIVALATILGAAITPAQPALLLDAARRLGFPIATGVAVGLAFGALGYMLARSLSERGRIHPQGLNLLAVGVCMVAVGVGELVASEAGLVAATVAAVCLANLRVIGVAELHAFKQQLATLTVGSIVVLLASRFDVSSLAGTGLRDLAFVAVMIAVVRPAAAALSLVGSQLSARERVFAAIFAPRGIVALSMAVIIAQSIMAFARTQGKERVPGAIVDLDFLVRDVASLERVMFITIVGTVVWASLVGPLMARWLGVGGGRPSGLLIVGGDRVSVETAAVLSRLGVRVTLVDSRSEHVARAEAAGAQAIRGDATDLRWLEERVPSEDLGMVLAWTGNLDVDLAVARWGSERVGRTASALWAAGKLPPGTEGIELGGGRLLDEVRDDLDAGHWRVASWPASDAAMTAASIPFIGVVQGRPMPIAPGSGLSLDHLPHGAKLVGLVRSTSMTARL
- a CDS encoding S8 family serine peptidase, coding for MQKIRLSSLAISLPLVAAVLAPVGHAAQVAAPQRAGAHDTLMVRYFKEPIVRPLDPRRMAAVVPGAARDALRLRLDALGIQPALVELGHGDIVLIDLPAAHGGQQLRDTIASLAAQADADLPPDHEGFVAPVMLDDRGGPMIVLPSILAGFAEGVDHRSAQALVAALGVGTIVEFDRHPGVHRIVPATRDGFVAVDRANALAMHPSVEFAECDMALKAYPAWIPNDPLFTNCWQLHNTGQFFGFVADMDVNAPEAWDLVTGSANVRIAILDDGVQQNHPDINQVAGMDMTGQGSTGGPTHTYDNHGTAVAGLATATANNGIGVAGVCPGCRTISIKIAYDDTAGWGWNSQSSWIADGVWAAFANGARVTNSSFVTGVAASVTNAYLGTQFGLLHFGSAGNDNGGAVTYPASLTVVQAVTAINGAGNLASFSNFGSQVMFTAPGVDTHTTDRTGSAGYASGNYTWFDGTSASSPIAAGVAGLVFSAKPSLTPSAVLTILQNTAKDLGPAGWDNKFGHGIPRADKAVIEALFGDVCPGSGNCYASNGSPGCSNNACCMTVCPLDPFCCNNTWDSICASLAVTNCAGCGSSGAGSCFTANGSPGCQSSACCSSICAADPFCCNNQWDGICANAAWASCTVENDECSGALTLTTGVAQNFNTATATTGSTPGSLCDIDSYNTIFKDIWFRWTATCTGYMTVSTCNTANFNTKIAVYGPGFLGGSCPSSSPLVGGVLLACSTGGTGCGDTAKASVLVEAGKVYRIRLGGGTNGAQGTGTILVTCGDIPHDTCGNALPIFNGTTAFTTVGATTTGPTVTGCNIGGYNQIGSDIWYIYKATCTGPLLVSTCGMAQFDTKIAVYGPNAFGFSCPSASPTLSGVLLGCNDDAAGCGLTSELTVNVVAGNNYRIRIGGFNAQQGTGSVLLSCGAPCPADLNNDGVVNGADLSMILGQWGTSGSADLNGDGVVNGADISVLLGAWGNCP